The Impatiens glandulifera chromosome 3, dImpGla2.1, whole genome shotgun sequence genome contains a region encoding:
- the LOC124931115 gene encoding chromatin assembly factor 1 subunit FAS2, which yields MKGGTVQINWHDTKPVLTLDFHPLSGLLATGGADFDIKLWNISFDEPQKKSPTATYVNSLSYHSSAVNALRFSPSGEQLASAADGGDVLIWKMHNVDAGQAWKVLRALSYHRKDVLDLQWSTDGAFLVSGSVDNSCIVWDINKGSVHQILDGHIHYVQGVAWDPLGKYVATLSSDRTCRVYAKKHQNLKTKANDKMNYVCQHVILKSEDQTAEEAKSSKTHLFHDETLPSFFRRLAWSPDGSFLVVPAGSYKPFPLSESLNATYIFSRKDLSRPALMLPGASKPTVAVRFCPIAFSLRGSNSASFFKLPYRLVFAVATLNSLYIFDTESTEPIAIFGGLHYAAITDISWSSNGKYLAMSSQDGYCTLVEFDDEELGSPVSLSENMGCSNMESSNGNLDDGKAETIQEKNEAITPTSSFITPTQKPARKRITPMAID from the exons ATGAAGGGAGGTACAGTTCAGATCAATTGGCATGACACAAAGCCTGTCCTAACCCTAGATTTCCATCCACTCTCGGGGTTACTCGCCACTGGTGGTGCTGATTTCGACATCAAG CTATGGAACATCAGTTTTGACGAACCACAGAAGAAAAGCCCCACCGCTACTTACGTGAATAGCCTTTCTTATCATTCATCTGCTGTAAACGCTCTTCGTTTCTCTCCTTCAG GTGAGCAGCTTGCTTCTGCGGCAGATG GAGGAGATGTTTTAATATGGAAAATGCACAATGTTGATGCAGGCCAGGCATGGAAAGTACTCAGAGCATTGTC TTATCATCGGAAAGATGTGCTGGACTTACAATGGTCAACAGATGGAGCTTTTCTTGTTTCTGGATCAGTGGATAATTCCTGCATTGTGTGGGATATTAATAAAG GATCTGTCCATCAGATCTTGGATGGCCATATCCACTATGTTCAAGGTGTTGCATGGGACCCATTAGGAAAGTATGTTGCTACACTTAGTTCAGACAGAACTTGCCGGGTCTATGCTAAGAaacatcaaaatttaaaaaccaAGGCCAACGATAAGATGAATTATGTTTGTCAACATGTCATATTAAAGTCTGAGGATCAAACTGCTGAAGAAGCTAAG TCTTCTAAAACTCATCTGTTTCACGATGAGACATTGCCATCATTTTTCCGAAGATTAGCATGGTCACCAGATGGATCATTTTTGGTTGTACCTGCAG GTTCCTACAAACCTTTTCCTCTATCAGAATCTTTGAATGCAACTTATATTTTCTCCAGAAAGGATCTTTCTAG ACCTGCTCTAATGCTTCCTGGTGCCAGTAAACCTACTGTGGCAGTGAGATTCTGCCCAATAGCTTTTTCACTAAGGGGATCAAATTCAG CTTCTTTCTTCAAACTCCCCTATCGCCTTGTTTTTGCTGTGGCAACATTAAATTCTTTATACATTTTTGATACGGAGAGCACCGAACCCATAGCAATTTTTGGTGGACTTCACTATGCAGCCATAACTGACATCTCATG GTCATCTAATGGTAAATATTTAGCGATGTCCTCACAAGATGGGTATTGTACTCTAGTAGAATTTGATGACGAAGAATTAGGCTCACCTGTTTCGTTGTCAG AAAACATGGGCTGCTCAAACATGGAATCGAGCAATGGAAATCTGGATGATGGAAAAGCGGAAACAATACAAGAAAAGAATGAAGCTATAACGCCAACAAGTTCGTTTATAACTCCAACTCAGAAACCTGCTAGGAAACGCATTACTCCAATGGCTATCGATTGA
- the LOC124929404 gene encoding probable phosphoribosylformylglycinamidine synthase, chloroplastic/mitochondrial: MASACEIMALQGSHKQSWFLSKSSIPQRKRLARVMLRSQSLLANQFNKGILSRSATGFRCSSSLKIRAMIPGNLDATVIEPKHLFPVGEKVIHFYRVPLVQESATVELLKSVQTKVSNQIIGLKTEQCFNIEIVSELSKEKLSVLKWLLRETYEPDNLGTESFLNEESKAASDTVSVEVGPRLSFTTAWSANAVSICKACGLEEVIRIERSRRYLLFLRPGSGLLQDQIMDEFAAMVHDRMTECIYTKTLTSFETNVVPEKVKFVPVMEEGRKALEEINQRMGLAFDEQDLEYYTKLFKDDIKRNPTTVELFDIAQSNSEHSRHWFFTGKILIDGQPMSKTLMQIVKSTLQANPNNSVIGFKDNSSAIKGFQVNQLRPLQPGSTCPLDIAIRDLDVLFTAETHNFPCAVAPYPGAETGAGGRIRDTHATGKGSFVVASTAGYCVGNLNIEGNNAPWEDPSFIYPSNLASPLKILIDASNGASDYGNKFGEPLIQGYTRTFGMRLPNGERREWLKPIMFSAGIGLIDHTHISKEEPDIGMLVVKLGGPAYRIGMGGGAASSMVSGQNDAELDFNAVQRGDAEMAQKLYRVVRACVEMGEKNPIVSIHDQGAGGNCNVVKEIIYPKGAEIDIRAIVVGDLTMSVLEIWGAEYQEQDAILIRPESRSLLQSICDRERVSVAIIGTISGDGRVVLVDSKAVEECRSNGLPPPLAAVDLELERVLGDMPQKTFAFHRTTPALEPLDIAPGFTVMDALKRVMRLPSVCSKRFLTTKVDRCVTGLVAQQQTVGPLQIPLADVAVIAQTYNDFTGGACAIGEQPIKGLLNPKAMARLAVGEALTNLVWAKVTSLSDVKASGNWMYAAKLDGEGATMYDAAIALSEAMIELGIAIDGGKDSLSMAAQASGEVVKAPGNLVISAYVTCPDITKTVTPDLKLGDNGILLFIDLAKGKRRLGGSALAQVFDQVGDDCPDLDDVSYLKRVFNGVQDLLTDELISAGHDVSDGGLIVCALEMAFAGNCGIHLNLTSSNNNSLFETLFSEELGLVLEVSKDKLGMVVERLDKAHISSEIIGEVSSTPIIELKVDGISHLNEKTSLLRNAWEETSFQLEKFQRLDYCVDSEKDGLKNRHEPTWSLTFTPTFTDKKFMTAAVKPKVAVIREEGSNGDREMSAALYAAGFQPWDITMSDLLTGNISLHDFRGIAFVGGFSYADVLDSAKGWSASIRFNQPLLKQFQEFYDRPDTFSLGVCNGCQLMALLGWVPGPSVGGSLGFGGDPSQPRFVHNESGRFECRFTNVTIKDSPAIMLKGMEGSTIGVWAAHGEGRAYFPDDGILEHVMKSSLAPVRYCDDEGIPTETYPFNLNGSPLGIAALCSPNGRHLAMMPHPERCFLTWQYPWYPKHLNLDKKGPSPWLQMFQNAREWCSSS; the protein is encoded by the exons ATGGCGTCTGCTTGTGAAATTATGGCCTTGCAA GGTTCGCATAAACAAAGTTGGTTTTTGTCAAAGTCTTCGATTCCTCAACGAAAACGGCTGGCTAGGGTTATGCTTCGCTCCCAAAGTCTGTTAGCTAACCAGTTCAATAAAGGAATTTTGTCAAGATCAGCTACTGGATTTAGATGTTCATCGTCGTTAAAGATCAGAGCAATGATTCCTGGGAATCTTGACGCTACAGTTATTGAACCCAAGCACCTTTTTCCGGTTGGTGAAAAAGTCATACATTTTTACCGCGTTCCATTGGTTCAAGAGAGTGCAACTGTTGAACTCCTGAAATCCGTCCAGACAAAAGTTTCTAATCAAATAATTGGCTTGAAGACCGAGCAATGTTTCAACATTGAGATTGTTTCTGAACTCTCAAAAGAAAAACTTTCTGTCCTCAAGTGGCTTCTTAGAGAAACCTATGAGCCTGATAATTTAGGGACAGAGAGCTTTCTTAATGAGGAGAGCAAGGCAGCTTCAGACACGGTTAGTGTTGAAGTGGGTCCCCGGTTGTCTTTCACAACAGCCTGGTCTGCTAATGCTGTATCTATTTGCAAGGCATGTGGGTTGGAAGAGGTTATAAGAATAGAGCGCTCGAGGAGATACTTGCTCTTTCTCAGGCCCGGAAGTGGATTATTGCAAGATCAAATAATGGACGAGTTTGCTGCGATGGTTCATGATCGGATGACAGAATGCATATATACGAAGACACTCACATCATTTGAGACGAATGTGGTCCCCGAGAAAGTTAAGTTTGTACCTGTAATGGAGGAGGGGCGGAAGGCATTGGAAGAGATTAATCAGAGGATGGGTTTGGCATTTGACGAACAAGATCTAGAGTATTATACCAAACTTTTCAAGGATGATATCAAACGCAATCCGACAACAGTTGAGCTTTTTGATATTGCTCAATCTAATAGTGAGCACAGCAGGCACTGGTTCTTTACTGGAAAGATTCTCATAGATGGACAACCTATGAGTAAGACATTAATGCAGATTGTAAAGAGCACTTTGCAGGCAAACCCTAACAACTCTGTTATTGGATTTAAGGATAATTCCAGTGCAATCAAGGGTTTCCAAGTGAATCAGCTTCGACCTCTTCAGCCGGGTTCCACTTGTCCACTTGACATTGCTATTCGTGATCTTGATGTGCTATTTACAGCCGAAACCCATAATTTCCCATGTGCAGTAGCACCTTATCCTGGTGCAGAAACGGGCGCAGGAGGTCGAATCAGAGACACTCATGCTACTGGAAAAGGGTCATTTGTTGTTGCTTCTACAGCAGGTTATTGTGTTGGTAATCTTAACATTGAAGGAAACAATGCCCCTTGGGAAGATCCATCGTTTATTTATCCGTCGAACTTAGCTTCacctttgaaaattttgattgatgCCAGCAATGGGGCTTCTGATTACGGTAACAAATTTGGGGAGCCTTTGATTCAAGGTTATACCAGAACGTTTGGAATGAGGCTTCCAAATGGGGAAAGGAGAGAATGGTTGAAGCCTATCATGTTCAGTGCAGGTATTGGGCTCATTGACCACACCCATATATCAAAAGAGGAACCTGACATCGGGATGCTAGTGGTGAAGCTTGGAGGACCAGCTTACCGCATTGGAATGGGAGGTGGAGCGGCATCTAGCATGGTTAGTGGTCAGAACGATGCTGAGCTCGATTTTAACGCTGTTCAACGAGGCGATGCTGAAATGGCGCAGAAATTGTACCGTGTAGTGCGCGCTTGTGTTGAAATGGGAGAGAAGAATCCTATTGTTAGTATTCACGATCAGGGAGCTGGAGGAAACTGTAATGTCGTGAAAGAAATCATATATCCGAAGGGAGCTGAAATCGATATTCGGGCGATCGTAGTTGGGGACCTCACAATGTCGGTCCTAGAGATATGGGGTGCTGAATATCAAGAGCAGGACGCGATATTGATCAGACCTGAAAGCCGCAGCTTGTTACAGTCAATTTGCGATAGAGAAAGGGTTTCTGTGGCTATTATTGGAACGATTAGCGGCGATGGTCGTGTTGTTTTGGTAGATAGTAAGGCAGTTGAAGAATGTCGCTCAAATGGGCTTCCTCCGCCGCTTGCTGCAGTTGACCTCGAGCTTGAGCGAGTTTTGGGCGATATGCCTCAGAAAACCTTTGCATTTCATCGAACCACTCCTGCTTTGGAGCCTCTTGATATTGCTCCCGGTTTTACAGTTATGGATGCTTTAAAGAGAGTAATGAGGTTGCCTTCTGTCTGTTCGAAACGTTTCTTGACGACTAAAGTCGATAGATGCGTAACGGGACTTGTCGCACAACAACAAACTGTGGGGCCCTTGCAAATCCCTCTTGCTGATGTGGCTGTTATTGCACAAACCTATAATGACTTCACCGGAGGTGCGTGTGCGATTGGGGAACAACCGATAAAGGGTCTGCTGAATCCGAAGGCGATGGCTCGCCTCGCTGTTGGGGAAGCTCTCACGAATCTTGTATGGGCAAAAGTTACGTCTCTTTCTGATGTGAAAGCAAGTGGGAATTGGATGTATGCTGCGAAACTCGATGGGGAAGGAGCTACAATGTACGACGCAGCCATTGCTCTTTCGGAGGCAATGATTGAACTTGGAATTGCGATCGATGGTGGGAAAGATAGCTTGTCTATGGCTGCCCAAGCATCAGGTGAGGTTGTCAAGGCACCTGGAAATCTAGTTATAAGTGCCTATGTTACTTGTCCTGATATAACCAAAACAGTTACTCCTGATCTGAAACTCGGAGATAATGGGATCTTGCTTTTCATCGACTTGGCAAAGGGAAAAAGACGCCTTGGTGGGTCTGCTCTTGCTCAAGTATTTGACCAAGTTGGGGATGACTGTCCAGACCTTGACGATGTTTCTTACTTGAAGAGGGTGTTTAATGGTGTTCAGGATCTTCTCACAGACGAGTTGATCTCAGCCGGTCATGATGTTAGTGATGGTGGCTTGATTGTGTGCGCGCTTGAAATGGCATTTGCTGGCAATTGTGGTATTCATTTGAACTTGACTTCGTCGAACAACAATAGCCTCTTCGAAACTCTTTTCTCAGAAGAGCTTGGCCTTGTTCTCGAGGTTAGTAAGGATAAACTTGGCATGGTAGTGGAAAGACTCGACAAAGCTCACATTTCTTCTGAGATCATCGGGGAAGTAAGTTCTACACCCATAATCGAGTTGAAGGTCGATGGGATAAGTCATTTGAACGAGAAAACTTCGCTCCTTAGAAACGCATGGGAGGAAACAAGCTTCCAGCTCGAAAAGTTCCAAAGATTGGATTACTGCGTCGATTCGGAAAAAGATGGGTTAAAGAACAGGCATGAACCGACATGGTCATTGACATTCACTCCAACATTTACTGACAAGAAGTTTATGACAGCTGCCGTGAAGCCCAAAGTAGCTGTGATTAGAGAAGAAGGCAGCAATGGCGATAGAGAAATGTCTGCTGCATTATATGCAGCTGGCTTTCAACCATGGGACATCACAATGTCGGATCTCCTTACTGGCAATATATCACTTCATGACTTCCGAGGAATTGCATTTGTTGGAGGTTTTAGCTACGCCGATGTGCTGGACTCCGCGAAAGGTTGGTCAGCTTCAATAAGGTTCAACCAACCACTTCTTAAGCAGTTCCAAGAATTCTACGACCGACCAGACACATTTAGCTTGGGAGTTTGTAACGGATGTCAACTGATGGCTCTATTAGGTTGGGTCCCAGGTCCGTCTGTTGGAGGTTCATTAGGGTTCGGAGGAGACCCGTCACAACCAAGGTTCGTTCACAACGAGTCGGGTAGGTTCGAATGCCGATTTACAAACGTGACGATTAAGGACTCTCCAGCTATAATGTTGAAAGGAATGGAGGGTAGTACTATTGGTGTTTGGGCTGCTCATGGTGAGGGCAGAGCTTATTTTCCAGATGATGGTAttttagagcatgtgatgaagTCAAGCTTGGCTCCGGTTAGATACTGTGATGATGAAGGCATTCCAACTGAAACATATCCGTTTAATCTGAATGGCTCTCCTTTGGGTATAGCGGCCCTTTGCTCTCCGAATGGAAGACATCTGGCGATGATGCCTCATCCTGAACGTTGCTTCTTGACGTGGCAGTATCCGTGGTATCCTAAGCACTTGAATTTGGACAAGAAAGGTCCCAGTCCATGGCTGCAAATGTTTCAAAACGCCAGAGAGTGGTGCTCCTCCTCCTAA